The following coding sequences are from one Nicotiana tomentosiformis chromosome 3, ASM39032v3, whole genome shotgun sequence window:
- the LOC104106078 gene encoding uncharacterized protein: protein MVTLWILNSLSKEIAYSVEYANDAMELWIELEDRYEQTNGARLYQIQKKINDTSQGTLDITNYYTKLKKFWEELSTLSKKSQCSCNCTCGTEKIFYKTEQDRRLIQFLMGLNETYTVIRGSVLMMNPLPNLAQAFSLLIQDEKPREIKPNTQLFIESTSMNAASFRPNTYRTNYSPNNSSYGGQESGRPVCDYCKKPGHTEDRYFKLHGYPKSSGYPCNQNQNPNQNVNQNQGFN, encoded by the coding sequence ATGGTGACTTTATGGATCCTTAATTCTCTGTCGAAGGAAATCGCATACAGTGTCGAATATGCAAATGATGCTATGGAGTTGTGGATTGAATTAGAAGATCGCTATGAGCAGACAAATGGAGCTCGACTGTACCAAATCCAAAAGAAAATAAACGATACATCTCAGGGAACTCTTGATATTACCAATTACTACACCAAACTGAAGAAGTTCTGGGAGGAATTGAGCACCTTGAGTAAAAAATCTCAATGCAGTTGCAATTGCACTTGTGGCACGGAGAAAATTTTTTACAAAACTGAGCAGGACAGGCGACTAATACAATTCCTCATGGGATTGAATGAAACCTACACTGTGATTCGAGGAAGCGTCCTCATGATGAACCCATTACCAAACTTAGCTCAAGCCTTTTCTCTCCTAATACAAGATGAGAAGCCGAGGGAAATCAAACCAAACACTCAGTTGTTTATCGAATCAACTTCTATGAATGCTGCTAGTTTTAGGCCCAACACTTATAGGACCAACTATTCGCCCAACAACAGCAGCTATGGTGGACAAGAAAGTGGAAGACCTGTATGTGACTACTGCAAGAAACCAGGGCACACTGAGGATAGGTATTTCAAACTGCATGGCTACCCTAAGAGTTCTGGATATCCTTGCAAtcaaaaccaaaatccaaaccaaaaCGTCAACCAGAACCAAGGCTTCAATTGA
- the LOC104091429 gene encoding jasmonate-induced oxygenase 1-like produces the protein MANSVIPIVDLSPFFRQGDKDGKRKVREVIDETCSRYGFFQIINHGVPLDLMSRALKLSKIFFESSVEEKMNCSPLPGSPFPAGYNRKPNPSYEFAEFLVMLQPGSKFNVFPANHSHLRAVMEDLFDQFVKIGAILESILSESLGLPLSTFQEFNNDRNSDVLTALYYLPATEKEKMGISSHRDVGCITFVLQDEIGGLEVLKDDKWIPVTPKEGALVVNIGIILQVLTNNKYKSPNHRVVRPNGRSRNSFSFFYNISGGKWVEPLPNFTKQIAEKPKYKGFFYSDYLQKRKENKLKRTSGLEDDLGLSHFSLTV, from the exons ATGGCTAATTCAGTGATACCAATTGTTGATCTCTCTCCTTTCTTCAGACAAGGAGATAAAGATGGCAAGAGAAAGGTGAGAGAAGTGATAGACGAAACGTGTTCTCGATATGGTTTCTTCCAAATTATCAATCATGGGGTGCCTTTGGACTTAATGAGCCGTGCCCTGAAACTATCAAAAATATTCTTTGAGTCTTCAGTTGAAGAGAAAATGAATTGTTCTCCATTGCCAGGGTCACCTTTTCCTGCTGGCTATAATAGAAAACCAAATCCATCTTATGAGTTTGCAGAGTTCTTGGTTATGCTTCAACCTGGATCCAAATTCAATGTTTTTCCTGCTAATCATTCACATCTCCG AGCAGTAATGGAAGATTTATTCGATCAATTTGTGAAGATTGGAGCAATTTTAGAGAGCATACTGAGTGAATCCTTGGGTCTACCTCTTAGCACTTTCCAAGAATTTAACAATGACAGAAATTCAGATGTGTTGACAGCTCTATATTACTTACCAGCAACAGAGAAGGAAAAGATGGGAATAAGTTCACATAGAGATGTTGGATGCATAACATTTGTGTTACAGGATGAAATTGGAGGACTTGAAGTTCTAAAGGATGATAAATGGATCCCTGTAACTCCAAAGGAGGGTGCCCTTGTTGTCAACATTGGTATTATTCTTCAG GTGCTGACAAATAACAAATACAAGAGTCCAAATCATAGGGTGGTGAGACCCAACGGAAGATCAAGAAATTCATTTTCATTCTTCTATAATATATCAGGGGGAAAATGGGTTGAACCACTTCCAAATTTCACTAAGCAGATTGCTGAGAAACCCAAGTATAAGGGATTTTTTTACAGTGACTATTTGCAAAAGCGCAAGGAAAATAAGCTCAAGCGTACTTCTGGACTTGAAGACGATCTTGGCTTATCTCATTTTTCACTCACTGTATAA